One window of Hymenobacter sp. BRD128 genomic DNA carries:
- a CDS encoding glycosyltransferase family 2 protein, translating into MNYPLVSVISINYNQARVTCELVASLRRVTYPSLEIIVVDNASPADNPDVIKEQFPEVQLIKSTENLGFAGGNNLGIAQARGEYLLFLNNDTEVEPDFLEPLVELFKTNPRAGIASPKIKYFDGEHLIQYAGSRGINPWTGRSITIGHLEADYGQHDASYPTELADGAAMLVPRRVLEAVGPMPELYFLYYEELDWCERIKNAGFTCHYVAESTVYHKESVSVGKGSVLKTYYMNRNRLLFIRRNSRGWARLTSTLVFVAAALPKLALRYASQREWPHLRALGRGLRWNMQHASGLQ; encoded by the coding sequence ATGAACTACCCACTGGTTTCCGTTATTTCCATCAACTACAACCAGGCGCGGGTAACCTGCGAGCTGGTGGCCTCGCTGCGGCGCGTCACCTACCCTAGCCTGGAAATTATTGTCGTTGATAACGCTTCACCCGCTGATAACCCGGACGTTATCAAGGAGCAGTTTCCGGAAGTTCAGCTTATCAAATCAACTGAAAACCTGGGCTTTGCGGGCGGCAATAACCTGGGCATCGCGCAGGCCAGGGGTGAATACCTGCTTTTCCTGAACAACGACACTGAGGTCGAGCCCGACTTTCTGGAGCCGCTCGTCGAGTTGTTCAAAACCAACCCTAGGGCCGGCATCGCCTCGCCCAAAATCAAGTATTTCGACGGCGAGCACCTCATTCAATACGCCGGCTCGCGCGGCATCAACCCCTGGACGGGCCGCAGCATCACCATCGGCCACCTCGAAGCCGACTACGGCCAGCACGATGCCTCCTACCCCACCGAGCTAGCCGATGGCGCCGCCATGCTGGTGCCCCGCCGCGTGCTCGAAGCCGTGGGGCCCATGCCCGAGCTGTATTTTCTTTATTACGAAGAGCTTGACTGGTGCGAGCGCATCAAGAACGCGGGCTTTACCTGCCACTACGTGGCCGAGTCTACGGTGTACCACAAGGAGTCGGTGTCGGTGGGCAAAGGCTCCGTGCTGAAGACGTATTACATGAACCGCAACCGGCTGCTATTCATCCGGCGCAACAGCCGGGGCTGGGCCCGCCTCACCAGCACGCTCGTGTTTGTGGCCGCCGCCCTGCCCAAGCTGGCGCTGCGCTACGCTAGCCAGCGCGAGTGGCCGCACCTGCGCGCGCTAGGCCGCGGCCTGCGCTGGAATATGCAGCACGCCAGCGGCTTACAGTAA
- a CDS encoding glycosyltransferase yields MTVLLSLLSGLLYTLAAYLLLNCLYLLFFAVAGHWHARPLPALVPGAAPRRICVLMPVYKEDAVILETSRAALAQPYAGVFQVVVIADGLQPTTVQALQRQGIGVVEVRFERSTKGKALLQALSVLPATAFDVAVVLDADNVMGRGFLNAVNQAFAAGYRVVQAHRTAKNQGTAFALLDTCNEEVNNHIYRKGPAAVGLSAALIGSGMAFEYGYLQRLLTGIGETVGEDKELDFRIARDQQKICYLDDVYVYDEKIENAQVFTQQRTRWLASQWEFLKKYAGQGIPALLRGNVEFFNKVVQAFLVPRTLLLALLGLLVAASSGAWVLGLRVGPPPLVWGGLLATLAATLLLALPARLYNRQVLAAGLRLPYAIWCMCLALLRMRRTRTSFLATPHKAGTAFQLDN; encoded by the coding sequence ATGACTGTTCTTCTATCCCTGCTTAGCGGGCTGCTGTATACCCTGGCCGCCTACCTGCTGCTCAATTGCCTGTACCTGCTGTTTTTTGCGGTGGCGGGGCATTGGCACGCCCGGCCACTGCCGGCCCTGGTGCCCGGCGCCGCGCCGCGCCGCATCTGCGTGCTCATGCCGGTGTATAAGGAAGATGCCGTAATTCTGGAAACCAGCCGGGCGGCGCTGGCCCAGCCCTACGCCGGCGTTTTCCAGGTAGTTGTTATTGCCGATGGCTTGCAGCCCACCACCGTGCAGGCCCTGCAGCGCCAGGGCATCGGGGTGGTGGAGGTGCGGTTTGAGCGCAGCACCAAGGGCAAGGCCCTGCTGCAAGCGCTGTCGGTGCTGCCGGCCACGGCCTTCGACGTGGCCGTGGTGCTCGACGCCGACAACGTGATGGGCCGGGGCTTTCTGAATGCGGTGAACCAGGCTTTTGCGGCCGGCTACCGGGTGGTGCAGGCCCACCGCACGGCCAAAAACCAAGGCACTGCCTTCGCCCTGCTCGATACCTGCAACGAGGAGGTTAACAACCACATTTACCGCAAGGGGCCGGCGGCGGTGGGCTTGTCGGCGGCGCTCATCGGCTCGGGCATGGCCTTCGAGTACGGCTACCTGCAGCGCCTGCTCACGGGCATCGGCGAAACGGTGGGCGAGGACAAAGAGCTGGACTTCCGCATTGCCCGCGACCAGCAGAAAATCTGCTACCTGGACGACGTGTACGTCTACGACGAGAAGATTGAGAACGCCCAGGTTTTCACGCAGCAGCGCACCCGCTGGCTAGCCTCGCAGTGGGAGTTTTTGAAGAAATACGCCGGCCAGGGTATCCCGGCGCTGCTGCGCGGCAACGTCGAGTTTTTCAACAAAGTGGTGCAGGCCTTTCTGGTGCCGCGCACGCTGCTGCTGGCCCTGCTGGGGCTGCTGGTGGCTGCCTCATCGGGGGCCTGGGTGCTAGGGCTGCGCGTGGGGCCGCCGCCGCTGGTATGGGGCGGGCTGCTGGCCACGCTGGCCGCCACGCTGCTGCTAGCCCTGCCCGCCCGCCTCTACAACCGCCAGGTGCTGGCGGCGGGCCTGCGCCTACCCTACGCCATCTGGTGCATGTGCCTGGCGCTGCTGCGGATGCGCCGCACGCGCACGTCTTTTCTGGCCACGCCGCACAAGGCGGGCACCGCTTTTCAGCTCGATAATTAA
- a CDS encoding glycosyltransferase family 2 protein, whose protein sequence is MQAFAPPVTLVVPAYNEAGILEEKIANSLALDYPADKLRVVFITDGSTDNSGQVLARHPRIEHLHAAKRAGKAMAENRAMEFVKTPYVVFTDCNTLLNPGAVRELVKHYQDPSVGAVSGEKKIRPQASAPGAGEGLYWQYESLLKRCDSQIYSLMGAAGELVSFRSALFAPLEADTILDDFVQSLRIVGRGYRVVYEPLAYATEDASATLPEEMERKIRICAGGWQAMTRLPQLLNPLRNPVVTLLYVSHRVLRWSLAPLALALLLPLSLGLALATSGRAAGFYSVLLAGQLGLYGAAWLGWRQAARTGRTARPLVIPLFFSLMNLAVFLGFRRWVRKAQPAAWAKATRQPTVTGAVAGA, encoded by the coding sequence ATGCAGGCCTTTGCGCCGCCCGTGACGCTGGTGGTGCCGGCTTATAATGAGGCGGGTATTCTGGAGGAAAAAATCGCCAACTCGCTGGCCCTCGATTACCCGGCCGATAAGCTGCGCGTGGTCTTCATTACCGATGGCTCGACCGACAACTCGGGCCAGGTGCTGGCTAGGCATCCGCGCATTGAGCACCTGCACGCGGCCAAGCGCGCCGGCAAGGCGATGGCCGAAAACCGGGCGATGGAGTTCGTAAAAACGCCCTACGTGGTGTTTACCGACTGCAACACCCTGCTCAACCCCGGCGCGGTGCGCGAGCTGGTGAAGCACTACCAGGACCCGAGCGTGGGCGCGGTGTCGGGCGAGAAAAAAATCCGCCCCCAGGCCTCGGCGCCCGGCGCGGGCGAGGGCCTCTACTGGCAATACGAGTCGCTGCTCAAGCGCTGCGACTCGCAGATATACAGCCTGATGGGCGCGGCCGGCGAGCTGGTTTCGTTCCGCTCCGCCCTCTTCGCCCCGCTCGAAGCCGATACCATTCTCGACGATTTTGTGCAGTCCTTGCGCATCGTGGGCCGCGGGTATCGGGTCGTGTACGAGCCGCTAGCCTACGCCACCGAGGATGCCTCGGCCACCTTGCCCGAAGAGATGGAGCGCAAAATCCGCATCTGCGCGGGCGGCTGGCAGGCTATGACGCGCCTGCCGCAGCTGCTCAACCCGCTGCGCAATCCAGTAGTCACGCTCCTCTACGTGTCGCACCGCGTGCTGCGCTGGAGCCTGGCGCCGCTGGCCCTGGCCCTGCTGCTGCCGTTGAGCCTGGGGCTGGCGCTAGCTACTTCCGGGCGGGCGGCGGGCTTTTATAGCGTGCTGCTGGCCGGGCAACTGGGGCTCTACGGGGCGGCCTGGCTAGGGTGGCGGCAGGCGGCCCGCACCGGCCGCACCGCCAGGCCGCTCGTGATACCGCTGTTTTTCAGCCTTATGAACCTGGCTGTTTTTCTAGGTTTTAGGCGCTGGGTGCGCAAGGCCCAGCCCGCGGCCTGGGCCAAGGCCACCCGCCAGCCCACCGTGACGGGTGCCGTAGCCGGCGCTTAA
- a CDS encoding beta-1,6-N-acetylglucosaminyltransferase encodes MKIAHLIMAHKNPDQLGRLLTALQHDDFYFFIHLDSKCDFKDYEHLASQPRVEFTPRRFAVRWASYRFTHAILEGTRAILASGQPFDFINLLSGQDYPIKPAATIHDFFARHKGYSFLSFESEGSPWWQHATSRIEQYHTTYFQFKGQYLLQRFLNLVLPRRQFPLPYALYGGSDGSWWTLDAACAAYLVKFIDEHPRLRWFSMFTWGSDEFLIATVLMNSAFKSSIINENYRYIDWSAGGANPRLLTTDDFPKLAHAHKLFARKFDADHDHNLLNLVDDWLVRHRPRTVAAG; translated from the coding sequence ATGAAAATTGCGCACCTGATAATGGCCCACAAAAACCCCGACCAGCTCGGGCGGCTGCTAACAGCTTTGCAGCACGACGACTTCTATTTCTTTATTCACCTCGACAGCAAGTGCGATTTTAAAGACTACGAGCACCTGGCTAGCCAGCCCCGCGTGGAGTTCACGCCCCGGCGCTTTGCGGTGCGCTGGGCTTCGTACCGCTTCACCCATGCCATTCTGGAGGGCACGCGCGCTATTCTGGCCAGCGGCCAGCCGTTCGATTTTATCAACCTGCTGAGCGGGCAGGACTACCCGATTAAGCCGGCGGCGACTATTCACGATTTTTTTGCCCGGCACAAGGGCTACTCGTTTTTGTCGTTCGAGTCGGAAGGCTCGCCGTGGTGGCAGCACGCCACGAGCCGCATCGAGCAGTACCACACCACCTACTTTCAGTTTAAGGGGCAATACCTCTTGCAGCGCTTCCTCAATCTGGTGCTGCCGCGCCGCCAGTTTCCGCTGCCCTACGCGCTGTACGGCGGCTCCGATGGCTCGTGGTGGACGCTCGACGCAGCCTGCGCGGCTTACCTGGTCAAGTTCATCGACGAGCACCCCCGGCTGCGCTGGTTCAGCATGTTCACCTGGGGCTCCGACGAGTTTTTGATTGCCACGGTGCTCATGAATTCGGCTTTCAAGAGCAGCATCATCAATGAGAACTACCGCTACATCGACTGGTCGGCGGGCGGGGCCAACCCCCGGCTGCTCACCACCGACGACTTTCCGAAGCTGGCCCACGCCCACAAGCTCTTCGCCCGCAAGTTCGACGCCGACCACGACCACAACTTGCTTAACCTGGTGGATGACTGGCTGGTGCGCCACCGCCCCCGGACCGTGGCCGCGGGCTAG
- a CDS encoding glycosyltransferase — MLRYLSEQRPQWSIALVGPEDDVFKASALHQRPNVHFLGAKPTSELASYVQSFDVCLNPQAVNLLTVGNYPRKIDEYLALGKPVVATRTEAMRTFEQHTYLAESKEEYLTLIERALAENNPSQQQERREFAATHTWENSVARIYAAIAAHQAGPPARRPAPLALTPALAPSL, encoded by the coding sequence GTGCTCCGCTATCTCAGCGAGCAGCGCCCGCAGTGGAGTATTGCGCTGGTGGGCCCCGAAGATGACGTATTCAAGGCCAGCGCCTTACACCAGCGGCCCAACGTGCATTTCCTGGGCGCCAAGCCTACTAGCGAGCTAGCCAGCTACGTGCAAAGCTTCGACGTGTGCCTGAACCCGCAGGCCGTGAACCTGCTGACGGTGGGCAACTACCCGCGCAAAATCGACGAGTACCTGGCCCTGGGCAAGCCCGTGGTAGCCACCCGCACCGAGGCCATGCGCACTTTCGAGCAGCACACCTACCTGGCCGAGAGCAAGGAAGAGTACCTGACCCTTATCGAGCGGGCCCTGGCCGAGAACAACCCTAGCCAGCAGCAGGAGCGGCGCGAATTTGCGGCCACCCACACCTGGGAAAACAGCGTGGCCCGCATCTACGCGGCTATTGCGGCGCACCAGGCCGGGCCGCCCGCCCGCCGCCCGGCCCCGCTGGCCCTCACCCCGGCGCTGGCCCCCAGCCTATGA